In Candidatus Cloacimonadota bacterium, a genomic segment contains:
- a CDS encoding chitobiase/beta-hexosaminidase C-terminal domain-containing protein, with translation MKKTLMIVLCLVAAVTVWAQGQETFANFDYTGTNYIDGSFTGDTGVEWNYYAVTGSVAGSNDNSIEGQGMILRRSEAPSRIVSSSIPGGIGNFSVQMRKAYTSAGDRQIALYINDLLVAESEPFGGTSGADPTVYDFVVNGVNVPGDFVMEIRNIQGGTSNRQVTIDNIEWTAYGSGQQFVANPTFNPPAGHYDQPINVTLSTTTEGASIYYTIDGSEPTQSSTLFSTPINVSEPTTIKARGYAEGYEPSAIVSAVYGFVVPINNLTELRAQTADNSTVYKITNDVFLTYKRSSRNQKYVQDHDAAVLIDDTAGAITTNYEIGDAITGLTGKLSMYFETLQFIPTQDPGPATSTNNWIHIPTVTIGDLNADIGTNSYQSRLVYIDNVNFTEGSGNFASGQNYTITDGTGNLTFRTAFSEADYIDTLIPTGTFSLNGLVGHYQETAQITPRNLSDFNPTSNEDPLQVPAQVALIGNYPNPFNPETTIQFQMEKPAPAIIDIFNQKGQLVKSYDVQQTNAGVNSLVWNGLDNSGSAVSSGVYFFRLRSGSYSSTKKMVLMK, from the coding sequence ATGAAGAAAACCTTAATGATAGTCCTTTGTCTTGTAGCTGCAGTGACAGTATGGGCACAAGGCCAAGAGACCTTTGCCAACTTTGATTATACTGGCACCAACTACATTGACGGCTCATTCACCGGAGACACCGGTGTGGAATGGAACTATTACGCTGTCACAGGATCTGTGGCGGGCTCAAACGATAATTCAATCGAAGGCCAAGGAATGATATTGAGACGCAGCGAAGCTCCCAGCAGGATCGTTTCTTCCAGTATACCCGGCGGTATCGGAAACTTCTCGGTTCAGATGCGTAAAGCTTATACCAGTGCCGGAGACAGACAGATTGCTCTGTACATCAACGATCTCCTGGTAGCAGAATCTGAGCCCTTTGGCGGTACTTCCGGTGCTGACCCAACTGTTTACGATTTCGTAGTGAATGGCGTGAATGTGCCTGGTGATTTTGTGATGGAAATCCGGAACATCCAGGGTGGAACTTCCAATCGTCAGGTGACAATCGATAACATCGAATGGACAGCTTATGGCAGCGGACAACAGTTTGTAGCCAATCCTACTTTTAATCCTCCTGCAGGACATTATGACCAACCTATCAATGTTACCTTATCCACAACTACCGAAGGCGCAAGTATTTATTATACTATCGATGGTAGTGAACCAACTCAGTCTTCCACACTGTTCAGCACACCTATCAACGTGTCTGAGCCTACAACAATCAAGGCCAGAGGATATGCTGAAGGTTATGAGCCCAGCGCTATTGTGTCCGCAGTTTACGGTTTTGTGGTTCCCATCAATAACCTTACCGAATTGAGAGCTCAGACTGCCGATAATAGCACTGTCTATAAAATTACCAATGATGTATTTCTTACATACAAGAGATCCTCTCGTAATCAAAAGTATGTGCAGGATCATGATGCTGCAGTGCTGATCGATGACACCGCTGGTGCCATTACCACAAACTATGAGATCGGCGATGCGATCACAGGTCTTACCGGAAAACTGAGCATGTATTTTGAGACCTTGCAATTCATCCCAACTCAAGATCCCGGACCTGCTACCAGCACTAACAACTGGATCCATATCCCCACTGTTACCATTGGCGATTTGAATGCAGATATTGGCACAAATAGCTACCAGTCACGTTTGGTTTACATCGACAATGTAAACTTCACAGAAGGTAGCGGAAACTTCGCCAGCGGCCAGAACTATACTATTACTGATGGCACTGGCAATCTCACCTTCCGCACCGCTTTTTCAGAAGCCGATTACATCGATACTCTGATTCCTACCGGTACATTTAGCCTGAACGGTTTGGTTGGTCACTATCAGGAAACCGCTCAGATCACTCCCAGAAACCTTTCTGACTTCAATCCCACCTCAAACGAAGATCCCTTGCAGGTTCCCGCACAAGTGGCTTTGATTGGTAACTATCCGAACCCCTTCAATCCTGAAACCACTATTCAATTCCAGATGGAAAAACCAGCTCCTGCCATCATCGATATCTTCAATCAGAAAGGTCAGCTAGTGAAGAGTTATGATGTCCAACAGACAAATGCCGGGGTAAATAGCTTGGTATGGAATGGTTTGGATAACAGCGGTTCAGCCGTGTCCAGCGGTGTGTACTTCTTCCGTCTGAGATCCGGAAGCTACAGTTCCACCAAGAAAATGGTCTTAATGAAATAA
- a CDS encoding DMT family transporter, with protein sequence MNIKSNLYSLIAICIWSSLELAGKLLGEGISPFAITAWRFLIGGAVILPFAILQGTRNKVKLNIGSILTLGALGILNVVVSMLLLQLAIYYGKASLTAIIVSMNPLFVSLFAYLILSERLSSYHIFSILMGVVGLIIIIMGERDYTSSNFVHLPTGVFFAILAAITFALYTVLTKKAIQKYGNRITNCASFLIGGISLSIINAVIGKSMRFDPTLTNLSLMLYLGIVITGVAYLFYFEAMKTLTAARASIYFFLKPAIASFLAFLFLGEHLSWIQIMGIVLIMLALSRRFWLKRI encoded by the coding sequence TTGAACATCAAGAGTAACCTGTACAGTCTGATAGCGATATGTATATGGTCTTCTCTGGAACTCGCCGGAAAGCTATTAGGAGAAGGGATTTCACCCTTTGCCATTACAGCATGGCGATTTCTCATCGGAGGGGCCGTAATACTCCCTTTTGCTATCCTGCAGGGAACTCGGAATAAAGTAAAATTAAATATTGGCAGCATATTGACTCTCGGCGCTTTGGGAATCCTGAACGTCGTAGTCAGTATGCTGCTTTTACAATTGGCAATCTATTATGGGAAGGCATCGCTCACGGCGATAATAGTGAGCATGAATCCTCTGTTTGTGAGCTTGTTTGCCTATCTGATCTTATCTGAGCGTCTTAGCAGTTATCACATCTTTAGCATTCTGATGGGAGTAGTTGGGTTGATCATCATCATTATGGGCGAGCGGGACTATACCAGCAGCAACTTTGTGCATCTGCCCACGGGTGTATTCTTTGCGATCCTGGCAGCGATTACCTTTGCGCTTTATACTGTGCTCACCAAAAAGGCGATCCAAAAATACGGCAATCGCATCACGAATTGCGCATCATTTTTGATCGGCGGCATCAGTCTCAGTATCATCAATGCTGTGATCGGTAAAAGCATGCGCTTCGATCCAACGCTTACGAATCTCAGCTTGATGCTTTACTTGGGGATTGTTATAACGGGAGTGGCATATCTCTTTTATTTCGAGGCGATGAAGACCCTCACTGCCGCCAGAGCATCGATTTACTTTTTCCTCAAGCCGGCAATAGCATCGTTTCTGGCGTTTCTGTTTCTGGGAGAGCATCTCAGTTGGATTCAGATAATGGGGATTGTGTTGATTATGCTGGCTCTCAGTCGCCGTTTTTGGCTGAAACGGATATGA
- a CDS encoding oligosaccharide flippase family protein has protein sequence MTQINLKKNIITSGSFRLLIMVVSFFTSVMSARYLGVEIKGRYSYLITMTGFAWATLDLGVYRSIPYLIRKFPEKVHEVFSFSLFMFIMENILLGFFGLLFIDFWSGFLSFELSRTAALFLIAIITTTKFAMQLQSLQVGMDKIWSYSIARVLSTAFIAFLLMIALLFFGNANKLLFMLAIMIGSQGVIIGYFLGTIKCKPIRFRFDPSLLKLIYTYSFRVFVSSLLVSLLIRFDIILIKKALGFEHVGIYSIAANIIDVMQIVSNSVGSLLLVKLTDSASLEEKWHIMRKLLIVFTIILGIANLGFVFLGRFFLGVFYGLDFLPVYGVYLWLIPASFSLSFGSLFNNYLNSKGFPIISIVFPAIALLINISLNLLLIPVRGICGAAFATSIAYTMWFVLIVIYEHFTTGKRLASYLVPRKSDFVEIRDYLVSLVPFRKLKS, from the coding sequence ATGACTCAAATCAATCTAAAGAAGAATATCATCACCAGCGGTAGCTTTCGGCTATTGATTATGGTGGTTTCTTTTTTCACCAGTGTTATGTCTGCCAGATACCTTGGTGTGGAGATCAAAGGCAGATATAGCTATCTGATCACTATGACTGGCTTCGCTTGGGCAACATTGGATTTGGGAGTATATCGGAGCATACCGTATTTGATCCGAAAGTTCCCGGAAAAGGTCCATGAGGTATTCAGCTTTTCCTTGTTCATGTTTATTATGGAAAATATTCTGCTGGGCTTCTTTGGGCTTCTGTTCATCGATTTCTGGAGCGGATTTCTGAGCTTTGAATTAAGTAGGACTGCAGCCTTGTTCCTGATTGCAATTATTACTACTACAAAGTTTGCTATGCAATTACAATCTCTCCAGGTGGGCATGGACAAGATATGGAGTTATTCCATAGCCAGGGTCCTGAGTACTGCGTTCATCGCGTTTTTGTTGATGATAGCCCTGCTATTCTTTGGGAACGCGAACAAACTCCTCTTTATGCTTGCTATTATGATTGGTTCTCAGGGTGTGATAATCGGATACTTCCTGGGTACCATCAAGTGCAAACCAATCAGGTTCCGATTTGACCCATCTTTGCTGAAACTAATCTATACCTACAGTTTCCGAGTATTTGTGTCCTCTCTTTTGGTGTCGTTACTGATTCGCTTTGACATCATTCTGATCAAGAAAGCTTTAGGTTTCGAGCATGTAGGGATCTACTCCATAGCTGCGAACATCATTGATGTTATGCAGATTGTATCTAACAGCGTAGGTAGCTTGCTGCTGGTTAAGCTTACTGATAGTGCTTCCCTCGAAGAAAAATGGCACATCATGCGCAAGCTTCTCATTGTTTTTACTATTATCCTGGGTATTGCCAATCTTGGTTTTGTCTTCCTGGGTAGATTCTTTTTAGGAGTATTCTATGGCTTGGATTTTCTGCCCGTATATGGAGTTTATTTGTGGCTGATACCGGCCAGCTTCAGTCTTTCCTTTGGTTCTTTATTCAATAACTACCTGAATAGCAAGGGATTTCCTATTATCAGCATAGTTTTTCCAGCTATAGCTTTATTGATAAACATATCGTTGAATCTACTCCTGATCCCGGTCCGGGGAATATGTGGAGCTGCTTTTGCCACCAGTATCGCTTATACTATGTGGTTTGTCTTGATCGTGATTTACGAACATTTTACAACCGGAAAGAGACTGGCCTCTTATCTGGTACCTCGTAAATCAGATTTTGTAGAGATCAGAGACTATTTGGTCTCCCTGGTGCCTTTCAGAAAGCTCAAATCGTAA
- a CDS encoding glycosyltransferase family 4 protein — MKLLIVTDLYPDQSNPVGGIFVKHQVLELQKHYDVYVFATHMLDGTSKMSLSRVPEGEYHHYFKMFRPLFFLNTIKYRILVIPRLKRVIRTFKPDLIHVHDCRHVPELVNLAPFLRKTGIPHYLTVHNIITHPSNIRNPLLRKIYRILLPITYRGWKHIFCVNRNLSRQIDDIASTSSTSVIGNAIVQFSHVTDSFIDKVSCFIRGADLKIISVGNLKYTKGFDLLIKAIAGIVREGKDIRLAIFGEGDQRAHLDSLIMEHGLLNKVCCFGSVENTLLRNLYPLFDAFILPSFSETFGVVYLEAMAAGIVTVGVRGQGIDGVIVHGKNGLLVEPMRVDSIENQIRWIMAYPSAARILGEAGKLLVERDYRIDQLCASIRRVYEA, encoded by the coding sequence ATGAAGCTACTCATTGTTACAGACCTTTATCCTGACCAGTCCAATCCTGTCGGAGGCATCTTTGTAAAACACCAAGTGCTTGAGCTACAGAAGCATTATGATGTTTATGTATTTGCTACGCATATGCTTGATGGCACATCGAAAATGAGCTTAAGTAGAGTTCCCGAGGGAGAGTATCATCACTATTTCAAGATGTTTCGACCGCTGTTTTTCCTGAACACCATCAAGTACAGGATTCTTGTGATTCCTCGTTTGAAAAGAGTGATCCGTACATTCAAGCCGGATTTGATCCATGTACATGACTGCAGGCACGTTCCGGAGCTAGTGAACCTGGCTCCATTTCTGCGAAAGACAGGAATTCCACATTACTTAACTGTGCATAACATAATTACTCATCCGAGCAACATCAGGAATCCACTACTGCGAAAGATATACCGTATTCTTTTACCAATTACCTACAGAGGTTGGAAGCACATATTTTGTGTAAATAGGAACCTCTCCAGACAGATTGATGACATTGCCTCCACTAGCAGTACTAGCGTGATTGGGAACGCAATAGTCCAATTCAGCCACGTCACGGATTCGTTCATCGACAAGGTTTCATGCTTTATCAGAGGAGCCGATTTGAAGATCATCAGTGTGGGAAACCTTAAATATACCAAAGGATTTGATCTCTTGATCAAAGCAATAGCAGGTATAGTTCGGGAAGGGAAAGACATTCGTTTGGCCATATTCGGTGAGGGAGATCAGAGAGCACATCTGGACAGTTTGATCATGGAACACGGATTGCTGAATAAAGTTTGTTGTTTTGGTAGTGTGGAAAACACTCTACTTAGAAATCTCTACCCTCTGTTTGATGCCTTTATACTCCCAAGTTTTAGCGAGACCTTTGGAGTAGTGTATCTGGAAGCTATGGCTGCCGGGATAGTGACTGTGGGAGTAAGGGGTCAGGGTATCGACGGAGTCATCGTTCACGGGAAAAATGGCCTTCTAGTCGAACCTATGCGTGTAGATAGTATAGAGAACCAAATCCGCTGGATCATGGCATATCCTTCGGCAGCACGTATTCTCGGAGAAGCGGGGAAGTTGCTTGTAGAGCGGGATTATCGTATTGATCAGTTATGCGCAAGTATTCGGAGAGTGTATGAAGCATGA
- a CDS encoding glycosyltransferase, whose translation MKHDDRILMIINEFPPTGESGVQRPLKFLKYLDRAGWECWVITPKKPPKNVIDQSLCEDIPTKAHIIKTHSWGLTASATDKVADLRAKTAKKQSSLKRLIWYVLKLINDIIFPIDKQIGWTPFALYAAIRTIRKHRLRNVYITGFPFSALLIGIPLKCIFRDKIFWVADYRDAWQFEPLFEHNVLPFRYAIIRRCDDMVLRTCDRILFVTDYIRHRYQNHFSWIEDKAVVITNGFDDDDFGQVPAYKFDKFTFVYMGKIYGHIRNPLPLLRAISKLEIPDYQYIHIGTIAKEVLEEIESMKLPFFQFWGYKMHQEAITYAAGADINILINNNDTESTGVLTGKIFELIKIGKPILAVGPPHGIVKDLLEQTNTGAYAYIEDEEDIMAAINKLLTESMKHVNTDIIDSYSRKELTKRLIEVFHHGR comes from the coding sequence ATGAAGCATGACGATCGCATCCTGATGATCATCAATGAGTTTCCTCCCACAGGTGAGAGTGGGGTCCAAAGACCTCTGAAGTTCCTGAAGTATTTGGATCGCGCAGGATGGGAATGTTGGGTTATTACTCCCAAGAAGCCGCCTAAGAACGTTATTGACCAATCCCTTTGTGAGGATATTCCCACAAAAGCACACATAATCAAGACTCATAGCTGGGGATTGACTGCCTCCGCAACCGATAAAGTGGCTGATCTTCGCGCCAAGACAGCAAAGAAACAGAGCTCCCTAAAACGTCTGATATGGTATGTTCTCAAACTGATTAACGACATCATTTTCCCAATTGACAAGCAGATCGGTTGGACTCCATTTGCCCTCTATGCAGCTATCAGAACGATCCGCAAGCACCGTCTGCGCAATGTGTATATCACCGGCTTCCCCTTCTCTGCTCTGTTGATCGGAATTCCGTTAAAATGCATATTCAGGGACAAGATATTCTGGGTTGCGGATTATCGTGACGCATGGCAATTTGAGCCTCTCTTTGAGCACAACGTACTGCCGTTTCGCTATGCCATTATACGCAGATGTGACGATATGGTGTTAAGAACCTGTGACCGTATTCTCTTTGTAACAGATTATATAAGGCACAGATACCAAAATCACTTCTCCTGGATCGAGGACAAGGCTGTAGTGATTACCAATGGTTTTGATGATGACGATTTTGGACAAGTCCCTGCCTATAAGTTCGATAAGTTTACTTTCGTATATATGGGCAAGATATATGGACATATAAGAAATCCTCTCCCATTACTGCGAGCAATCTCAAAGCTGGAGATTCCAGATTATCAGTATATTCATATCGGAACCATAGCTAAAGAAGTGCTGGAGGAGATTGAGAGTATGAAGCTGCCTTTTTTCCAGTTCTGGGGTTATAAAATGCATCAGGAAGCCATAACCTACGCTGCTGGGGCAGATATTAACATCTTGATAAACAACAACGATACGGAATCAACAGGAGTCTTAACCGGAAAGATCTTCGAGCTTATCAAGATCGGTAAGCCAATTCTGGCAGTAGGGCCTCCGCATGGTATTGTGAAGGATCTTTTGGAACAGACTAATACAGGTGCTTATGCATATATTGAAGATGAAGAAGATATCATGGCAGCAATCAATAAACTACTGACTGAAAGCATGAAACATGTAAATACGGATATCATTGATTCTTATTCTCGCAAGGAACTTACAAAGAGGCTGATTGAGGTCTTTCATCATGGCAGATAG
- a CDS encoding glycosyltransferase family 9 protein — protein MILLTPVLELIYHFLPDVRFDFAVFQSSSMLPIRNAPYTSEVYQCSYKASKLLPMIAYLRRKKYDYCITTSGISAIKAGLFAWSIKARCRIGDYQSKPNHLYTSQIPFIVTRHRTWANYEIFKLIFPLPEAEAFRQNPLCSRLFRTRYYSKVSASAEAKAFFSSYFDETDFVVAIHPGCTAKNKYRRWNLDYFVDLVSILNTDYPALKFYVIAGPDELEESIALSKRITAPCLSGVSLDVVYETLKLSQMIINTDSGIGHIASCHQLPSFVIFGPGDERQTAPFNPQANIIRSDTPCAPCVQRKRTACSTDCLRNLKPKMVADIITAYVTESKLSI, from the coding sequence ATGATTCTCCTTACACCGGTTTTGGAGCTGATTTATCATTTTTTACCGGATGTCAGGTTTGACTTTGCTGTGTTTCAAAGCAGCTCCATGCTGCCGATAAGAAATGCCCCCTATACTTCAGAGGTTTATCAATGCTCATATAAAGCATCCAAGCTATTGCCGATGATAGCCTATTTAAGACGTAAGAAGTACGATTATTGCATTACTACATCTGGGATTAGTGCTATAAAAGCAGGTTTGTTTGCATGGTCGATAAAGGCAAGATGCCGTATCGGAGATTATCAAAGCAAACCCAATCACTTATATACTTCTCAGATTCCTTTTATCGTTACCAGGCATAGAACCTGGGCAAATTACGAAATCTTCAAGCTGATTTTTCCACTACCTGAAGCTGAAGCCTTCAGACAAAATCCTCTTTGTAGCAGACTATTCAGGACCCGCTATTATAGTAAGGTATCCGCATCAGCAGAGGCCAAAGCCTTTTTCTCTAGCTACTTTGATGAAACAGACTTTGTAGTAGCCATTCATCCCGGTTGCACTGCCAAGAATAAGTATCGCAGGTGGAATTTGGACTACTTTGTGGATCTGGTGAGCATCCTAAACACAGATTATCCGGCATTGAAGTTCTATGTCATTGCAGGACCTGATGAACTGGAAGAGAGTATTGCTTTAAGCAAGCGTATAACAGCTCCATGCTTGAGTGGAGTCAGCCTGGATGTCGTGTATGAGACCTTAAAACTAAGCCAGATGATCATAAATACTGATTCCGGAATCGGTCATATCGCATCTTGTCATCAGCTTCCAAGCTTTGTGATCTTTGGACCAGGTGATGAGCGACAGACTGCACCTTTTAATCCTCAAGCAAACATTATCCGTTCAGATACGCCATGTGCTCCCTGTGTCCAACGCAAAAGAACTGCATGCTCTACGGACTGCCTTAGGAACTTGAAGCCAAAGATGGTAGCAGATATCATAACAGCCTACGTTACAGAGAGTAAACTAAGTATATGA